One region of Intestinimonas massiliensis (ex Afouda et al. 2020) genomic DNA includes:
- a CDS encoding short-chain fatty acid transporter, whose product MFKKFTNGCVRVVNRWLPDPFLFAIILSIVVYVAAMLGTQQGPVAMIKAWGNTSGFWNLLAFSMQMALVLVLGSAMASAKVFKRFLGAIASTAKNKKSAILITTFVSVICCWLNWGFGLIAGALLAKEVARRVRDVDYRLLIASAYSGFVIWHAGLSGSIPLTISGGYTIGEATYQAGTNLTIFHPMNLLMCAVILIVMPFVNYAMHPDTEHTITVDPALLVDEAEKEYSVSTPAEKMEHSKILWIITIVAGFAYIVFYFIDVVQKSGPAGIPNSLNLNIVNFIFLFVGVLLHGDLRKYVDAIGEAASGAAGILLQFPFYAGIMGMMVAANANGVSLASIISDFFVSISNNVTFPLFTFLSAGIVNFFVPSGGGQWAVQGPIVMPAASKMGIEAGRACMAIAWGDQWTNMIQPFWALPALGVAGLSAKDIMGYLVIVLIFTGLVACGGFLLWAALF is encoded by the coding sequence ATGTTCAAAAAATTTACCAATGGCTGCGTGCGCGTAGTCAACCGGTGGCTGCCGGACCCGTTCCTGTTCGCCATCATCCTGAGCATCGTTGTGTATGTCGCCGCAATGCTCGGTACACAGCAGGGCCCTGTCGCCATGATCAAGGCGTGGGGCAACACCAGCGGTTTCTGGAATCTGCTGGCCTTCTCGATGCAGATGGCCTTGGTTCTGGTGCTGGGCTCCGCCATGGCCTCCGCCAAGGTCTTTAAGCGGTTCTTGGGCGCTATCGCCTCTACCGCCAAGAACAAGAAGAGCGCCATTCTCATCACCACCTTTGTGTCCGTCATCTGCTGCTGGCTGAACTGGGGCTTCGGCCTCATCGCCGGCGCCCTGCTGGCCAAGGAAGTCGCCCGCCGTGTCCGCGATGTGGACTACCGTCTGCTCATCGCCTCGGCCTATTCCGGCTTTGTCATCTGGCACGCCGGTCTGTCAGGCTCTATCCCCCTGACCATCTCGGGTGGCTACACCATCGGCGAGGCCACCTACCAGGCCGGCACCAATCTGACCATCTTCCATCCCATGAACCTGCTCATGTGCGCGGTTATCCTGATTGTGATGCCCTTCGTCAACTACGCTATGCATCCCGATACGGAGCACACCATTACTGTGGACCCCGCTCTGCTGGTGGACGAGGCTGAGAAGGAGTATTCCGTCAGCACCCCGGCTGAAAAGATGGAGCACAGCAAAATTCTGTGGATCATCACCATTGTGGCCGGCTTTGCTTACATCGTCTTCTATTTCATCGACGTGGTCCAGAAGAGCGGCCCTGCCGGGATTCCCAACAGCCTGAACCTGAACATCGTCAACTTTATCTTCCTGTTTGTGGGCGTGCTGCTCCACGGCGATCTGCGCAAGTACGTGGACGCCATCGGTGAGGCTGCTTCCGGCGCGGCCGGTATCCTCCTCCAGTTCCCCTTCTATGCTGGCATCATGGGCATGATGGTCGCCGCCAACGCCAACGGCGTATCCCTGGCCTCCATCATTTCCGACTTCTTCGTCAGCATCTCCAACAACGTCACCTTCCCCCTGTTCACCTTCCTGTCCGCCGGCATCGTGAACTTCTTTGTCCCCTCCGGCGGCGGTCAGTGGGCCGTGCAGGGCCCCATCGTGATGCCTGCTGCTAGTAAGATGGGCATCGAGGCTGGCCGTGCCTGCATGGCCATCGCCTGGGGCGATCAGTGGACCAATATGATTCAGCCCTTCTGGGCCCTGCCCGCTCTGGGCGTAGCCGGTCTGTCCGCCAAGGACATCATGGGCTATCTGGTCATCGTGCTGATCTTTACCGGCCTGGTGGCCTGCGGCGGCTTCCTCCTGTGGGCCGCGCTGTTCTAA
- a CDS encoding TVP38/TMEM64 family protein gives MKSHRRLLSLLAALLVIGGGVLFLWRTGFFDVRSLNGMQRYIDRFSPYSQLVYFLVQLASVILAPIPSNLTAAAGALLFGMWEAFFLTAAAVLLGSMLAFWLARALGQRFASQFVSQKVSDRYLDVIRRKRDIFLILVFLFPFFPDDLICILAGLTDIGCLRFFVIVLLTRPWGLLVACAVGGSVISIPLWGMVLIGICGLTLFLLGLRYGDQIEEKLLSHFRK, from the coding sequence ATGAAATCGCATCGACGGCTTCTCTCTCTTTTGGCGGCCCTGCTGGTGATTGGCGGCGGGGTCCTCTTTCTCTGGCGAACCGGCTTCTTCGACGTACGTTCCCTCAACGGGATGCAGCGCTACATCGACCGCTTTTCGCCATACTCGCAGCTGGTCTATTTTCTGGTGCAGTTGGCCTCGGTTATCCTTGCACCCATCCCCAGCAACCTCACCGCCGCAGCCGGCGCCCTGCTCTTCGGCATGTGGGAGGCCTTTTTCCTCACGGCCGCCGCCGTGCTCCTGGGTTCCATGCTTGCCTTTTGGCTGGCCAGAGCTCTGGGACAGCGGTTTGCCAGTCAGTTCGTCAGTCAGAAGGTCTCTGACCGCTATCTGGATGTTATCCGACGCAAAAGGGATATTTTTCTCATTTTGGTCTTTCTCTTCCCCTTCTTTCCCGACGACCTTATCTGTATTCTGGCCGGGCTCACCGATATCGGCTGTCTCCGCTTTTTCGTCATCGTCCTCCTCACCCGCCCCTGGGGCCTCCTGGTGGCCTGTGCCGTAGGCGGCTCGGTCATATCCATCCCCCTCTGGGGCATGGTGCTGATCGGCATCTGCGGCCTAACCCTGTTTCTCCTGGGACTGCGCTACGGCGACCAGATCGAGGAAAAGCTCCTCTCCCACTTTCGCAAGTAA
- a CDS encoding manganese efflux pump MntP, with protein MYIVSVFLFAAAANLDSFVVGLSYGVRRVHIQFRANLLIAGIVMLGTFLSMVLGAGLKGLIPAEWGGRLGSGMILLLGAYCLVCFFVRRGEGEAGPEVKLQYMGLRETAALGCALTVNNVGLGMGASIAGLGLWLTVLASSACSFLFLYAGNRLGKSWLSAVIGGYAEPISGVMMIALGLFELLG; from the coding sequence GTGTACATTGTTTCTGTATTCCTGTTTGCGGCTGCCGCAAACCTGGACAGCTTTGTGGTGGGGCTGTCCTATGGAGTGCGCCGCGTACATATCCAGTTCCGCGCCAATCTGTTGATCGCAGGGATTGTCATGCTGGGAACGTTTTTGTCCATGGTGCTGGGAGCGGGGCTGAAGGGGCTCATCCCGGCGGAGTGGGGAGGGCGGCTGGGAAGCGGTATGATTCTTCTGCTGGGGGCGTATTGCCTGGTCTGCTTCTTTGTGCGGCGGGGAGAAGGGGAGGCGGGGCCGGAGGTAAAACTCCAGTATATGGGCCTGCGGGAGACCGCCGCGCTGGGCTGTGCGCTGACGGTCAATAATGTGGGACTGGGGATGGGAGCCAGCATCGCGGGTCTGGGGCTGTGGCTGACTGTGCTGGCCTCCTCTGCATGCAGTTTTTTGTTCCTCTATGCAGGGAACCGCCTGGGAAAGAGCTGGCTGTCGGCGGTGATTGGGGGATACGCCGAGCCAATTTCAGGGGTGATGATGATTGCCCTGGGCCTGTTTGAGCTGTTGGGATAA